In Burkholderiales bacterium, the following proteins share a genomic window:
- a CDS encoding tripartite tricarboxylate transporter substrate binding protein, giving the protein MTRRISSMTLALAAASLATPALAQQYPAKPVRIVVPYAAGGNTDFTARSIAEKLTDAYKRQFIVENRPGAATNIGSDMVAKAQPDGYTLLMGGAANAINMSLFTKLPYDTLRDFDPIALCVQGANVLVIHPSLPAHNLKELIALAKAQPGKLNYGSSGLGSSNQMAGELMNIMAGTKIVHVPYKGNAPALTDLLGGHVEMIFSGVPALLPHIQNGRVRAIAIGSKKRFPALPQVATFDESGLKGYEATTWFGMLAPAKTPKDIVSRLNAEVDKAIKSADIQQRFVNEGLEPMGGTPEFFTKFMRAEIDKYAKVIKLAGIPKQ; this is encoded by the coding sequence ATGACCCGACGCATTTCGTCGATGACGCTCGCGCTTGCCGCGGCGTCGCTCGCAACCCCCGCGCTCGCGCAGCAGTATCCGGCCAAGCCGGTGCGCATCGTCGTGCCGTACGCCGCGGGCGGCAACACCGACTTCACCGCGCGCTCGATCGCCGAGAAGCTGACCGATGCCTACAAGCGCCAGTTCATCGTCGAGAACCGGCCGGGCGCGGCGACCAACATCGGCAGCGACATGGTCGCGAAAGCCCAGCCCGACGGCTACACGCTGCTCATGGGCGGCGCCGCCAACGCGATCAACATGAGCCTCTTCACGAAGCTGCCGTACGACACGCTGCGCGACTTCGATCCGATCGCGCTGTGCGTGCAGGGTGCGAACGTGCTCGTCATCCATCCTTCGCTGCCGGCGCACAACCTCAAGGAGCTGATCGCGCTCGCCAAGGCGCAGCCGGGCAAGCTCAACTACGGCTCCAGCGGGCTGGGCAGCTCGAACCAGATGGCGGGTGAGCTGATGAACATCATGGCCGGCACGAAGATCGTGCACGTGCCTTACAAAGGCAATGCGCCCGCGCTCACCGATCTCCTCGGCGGGCACGTCGAGATGATCTTCAGCGGCGTCCCGGCGCTGCTGCCGCACATCCAGAACGGCCGCGTGCGCGCGATCGCGATCGGCAGCAAGAAGCGCTTCCCGGCACTGCCGCAGGTGGCGACCTTCGACGAATCCGGACTGAAAGGTTACGAAGCGACCACGTGGTTCGGCATGCTCGCGCCGGCGAAGACGCCGAAGGACATCGTGTCGCGGCTCAACGCCGAAGTCGACAAGGCGATCAAGAGCGCCGACATCCAGCAGCGCTTCGTCAACGAAGGCCTCGAGCCGATGGGGGGCACGCCGGAGTTCTTCACCAAGTTCATGCGCGCCGAGATCGACAAGTACGCGAAGGTGATCAAGCTGGCTGGGATACCCAAACAATAA
- a CDS encoding tripartite tricarboxylate transporter substrate binding protein, producing the protein MFALLALAAGAASAQGWVPQKNVEIVVGSAPGGSNDKTARTVERILQQLKLVPTSITVNNKPGGGSNIAFTYVQQHARDPHYLMVGTPSLLTNHITGLSKLHYDDYTPIASLLNDYVVFAVNASAPIRNGRDLIERLKKDPKSVSIGFATVLGSHNHIAAGLLAKAVGINARDLKVIAHKGSADAITNLLGGHIDLVTTAAGNIAGHVAAGKIRVLGIAADKRMPGALADVPTWKEQGVNLVFGGWRGIMAPKGLTPQQTAYWEGALKKVTETPEWKADLQKNYWSDDFVAGEAFRKELDKDYAAMKAVLGDIGLAK; encoded by the coding sequence ATGTTCGCTTTGCTGGCGCTTGCTGCCGGCGCCGCGTCGGCCCAGGGCTGGGTCCCCCAGAAAAACGTCGAGATCGTCGTCGGCTCCGCGCCCGGCGGCAGCAACGACAAGACCGCCCGCACCGTCGAGCGCATCCTGCAGCAGTTGAAGCTGGTGCCGACGAGCATCACCGTCAACAACAAGCCCGGCGGCGGCAGCAACATCGCGTTCACCTACGTGCAGCAGCACGCGCGCGACCCGCACTACCTCATGGTCGGCACGCCGTCGCTGCTGACCAACCACATCACCGGACTGTCGAAGCTGCACTACGACGACTACACGCCGATCGCTTCGCTGCTCAACGACTACGTGGTGTTCGCGGTCAATGCGTCGGCGCCGATCCGCAACGGGCGCGATCTCATCGAGCGCCTCAAGAAGGATCCGAAGTCGGTGTCCATCGGCTTCGCGACCGTGCTCGGCAGCCACAACCACATCGCCGCGGGACTGCTCGCCAAGGCCGTCGGCATCAACGCCCGCGATCTGAAAGTGATCGCTCACAAAGGCTCGGCGGACGCGATCACCAACCTGCTCGGCGGCCACATCGACCTGGTGACGACCGCCGCCGGCAATATCGCGGGTCATGTCGCGGCGGGGAAGATCCGCGTGCTCGGCATCGCGGCGGACAAGCGCATGCCGGGCGCGCTCGCCGACGTCCCGACGTGGAAGGAGCAGGGGGTGAACCTCGTCTTCGGCGGCTGGCGCGGCATCATGGCGCCGAAGGGCCTCACGCCGCAGCAGACCGCGTACTGGGAAGGCGCGCTGAAGAAAGTGACCGAGACGCCCGAATGGAAAGCCGACCTGCAGAAAAACTACTGGTCCGACGATTTCGTGGCGGGCGAGGCGTTCAGGAAAGAGCTGGACAAGGACTACGCCGCCATGAAAGCGGTGCTGGGCGATATCGGGCTGGCGAAATGA
- a CDS encoding DMT family transporter: MQKTRSLALASLFAGACAIGTSAVLVKLSDVGPVSSAFWRVALAVPVLALWAHLADGRPAGGHPRTSRTLLFLCGLFFAGDLAFWHWSIVLTSVANATLLANCAPIFVTLAAWLFFRRTPRAQFVVGLATAMAGTALLLHGDFRHSGAALVGDALGIVTAMFYAAYQLAVTRARRQISTARIMFVSGAVTASLLLPLALFSGERFLPQTAAGWLPLLGLALIAQVGGQSLIACAMAHLPATFSSVGLLLQPVVAAALAWAVLSEALTPLAIVGGVLVLIGIRVAHGAQSEEKPGSDPEKTGV; this comes from the coding sequence ATGCAGAAAACCCGCAGCCTCGCGCTCGCCTCGCTTTTCGCGGGCGCCTGCGCCATCGGTACGTCGGCGGTGCTGGTGAAGCTCTCGGACGTCGGGCCGGTCTCGAGCGCGTTCTGGCGCGTGGCGCTGGCGGTGCCGGTGCTGGCGCTGTGGGCCCACCTCGCCGACGGCCGCCCGGCGGGCGGCCACCCGCGCACGAGCCGCACGCTCCTCTTCCTCTGCGGCCTTTTCTTCGCCGGCGATCTCGCCTTCTGGCACTGGTCGATCGTGCTCACCAGCGTCGCCAACGCCACCCTGCTCGCCAACTGCGCGCCGATCTTCGTCACGCTGGCGGCGTGGCTCTTCTTCAGGCGCACGCCCCGCGCGCAATTCGTCGTCGGCCTGGCGACCGCGATGGCGGGCACGGCGCTCCTTCTGCACGGCGATTTCCGGCATTCGGGCGCGGCGCTCGTCGGCGACGCGCTGGGCATCGTCACGGCGATGTTCTACGCCGCCTACCAGCTCGCGGTGACCCGCGCCCGGCGGCAGATCTCGACGGCCCGCATCATGTTCGTGAGCGGGGCGGTGACGGCGAGCCTGCTGCTGCCGCTCGCGCTCTTCTCCGGCGAGCGCTTCCTGCCGCAGACCGCGGCCGGCTGGCTCCCGCTGCTCGGCCTCGCGCTCATCGCACAGGTGGGCGGACAGAGCCTGATCGCCTGCGCGATGGCGCACCTGCCGGCGACCTTCTCGTCGGTCGGGCTGCTGCTGCAGCCGGTGGTAGCCGCGGCGCTCGCGTGGGCGGTACTCTCGGAGGCTCTCACGCCGCTCGCGATCGTCGGCGGCGTGCTGGTGCTCATCGGGATACGCGTCGCGCACGGCGCGCAATCTGAAGAAAAACCGGGGTCTGACCCCGAAAAAACCGGGGTCTGA
- a CDS encoding alpha/beta hydrolase encodes MPYADSDGVRLYYEEAGKGTPIVFVHEFADDLTSWEPQIRFFSRRYRCIAYNARGYPPSDVPKARSKYSQAIAADDAAAVMKHVGIGKAHVIGCSMGGYATLHFGLRYARMALSLTAVGVGYGSDPDKRKQFMDDTEVMARRFDELGTAEAVKPYQIGPSRVQYQNKDPRGFARFCEAFGQHSALGSANTLRGVQAKRPTVYQLKSGLAKLRVPLHMMSGDEDNNCLEPGLFIKRVCPSAWLSVIPNTGHAVNVEEPDLFNRLTAEFLAQVDSGRWRPRDPRSLTKSTMQRVKSKA; translated from the coding sequence ATGCCATACGCTGATTCGGACGGAGTGCGGCTGTACTACGAGGAAGCAGGGAAGGGGACGCCGATCGTCTTCGTCCACGAGTTCGCGGACGACCTCACGAGCTGGGAGCCGCAGATCCGGTTCTTCAGCCGCCGCTATCGCTGCATCGCCTACAACGCGCGCGGCTATCCGCCGTCGGACGTGCCGAAGGCGCGCTCGAAGTACTCGCAGGCCATCGCGGCGGACGACGCCGCGGCCGTCATGAAGCACGTCGGCATCGGCAAGGCGCACGTCATCGGCTGCTCGATGGGCGGCTACGCGACGCTCCACTTCGGGCTGCGTTACGCGAGGATGGCGCTGTCGCTGACCGCGGTCGGCGTGGGCTACGGTTCCGATCCGGACAAGCGCAAGCAGTTCATGGACGACACCGAAGTGATGGCGCGTCGCTTCGACGAGCTCGGCACCGCCGAGGCGGTGAAGCCCTACCAGATCGGCCCGTCGCGCGTGCAATACCAGAACAAGGATCCGCGAGGATTCGCGCGCTTCTGCGAAGCGTTCGGCCAGCACTCGGCGCTCGGCTCGGCGAACACCCTGCGCGGGGTGCAGGCGAAGCGGCCGACGGTGTATCAGCTGAAGAGCGGGCTCGCGAAGCTACGCGTGCCGCTGCACATGATGAGCGGCGACGAGGACAACAACTGCCTCGAGCCGGGGCTGTTCATCAAGCGCGTGTGCCCGTCGGCGTGGCTGTCGGTGATCCCGAACACCGGGCACGCGGTGAACGTCGAGGAGCCCGACCTCTTCAACCGGCTGACCGCCGAATTCCTCGCGCAGGTCGACTCCGGCCGCTGGCGCCCGCGCGATCCGCGGTCGCTGACCAAGTCGACGATGCAAAGAGTCAAAAGCAAAGCTTGA
- a CDS encoding thioesterase family protein, whose amino-acid sequence MDALQIGMKHTLEWEVTERYTTARGEFKVFSTPSMCQFAEAAASKLVAPHLPADKGQVGISITIRHMAATPLGKMVRAEVELTEIDRRRLSFHIGIFDDVEQVGEVKHDRFVIDLDKYVEKLRKKING is encoded by the coding sequence ATGGATGCACTCCAGATCGGCATGAAGCACACGCTCGAGTGGGAAGTCACCGAGCGCTACACCACCGCCCGCGGCGAGTTCAAGGTGTTCTCGACCCCGTCGATGTGCCAGTTCGCGGAGGCCGCGGCGAGCAAGCTCGTCGCCCCCCACCTGCCTGCCGACAAGGGCCAGGTCGGCATCAGCATCACGATCCGGCACATGGCCGCGACGCCGCTCGGCAAGATGGTGCGCGCCGAAGTCGAGCTCACCGAGATCGACCGCCGCAGACTCTCGTTTCACATCGGCATCTTCGACGACGTCGAACAGGTCGGCGAGGTGAAGCACGACCGCTTCGTGATCGACCTCGACAAGTACGTCGAGAAGCTGCGCAAGAAGATCAACGGCTGA
- a CDS encoding iron-containing alcohol dehydrogenase family protein, which produces MYRHDFRAVGYPVRLYSGKDALENLPAETKRHKRSRAFIVCGRSVSRKTPLVDRMRGILGESCAGVFDEMAKESPLSAVLAARDAARAANADMLIAVGAGSVIQATRVVSILLAEKAPVEELITQYPASGPAISPKLMAPKLPIVNVLTAATSAQNRAGSAVKGDHLDHRMEFFDPKTRPVAVFWDSDALLTAPASLARNTGAAVFWRSVMNMGAASMSPLVEGDRLQALRLARGALPRLANPDDAGPRIELCAAAYLQNREADDGGTLMEKHWVGRVVYAFAAALFNQHGHVAQGEANNALTPMVMRRLGHRDPEAMCRIAAALDVWREGDPVQDAPERAAAALEQAFRIIGTPTRISQLDIPRESLPAILEHSLKNFNADPKREFVKERDLLLDVLESTW; this is translated from the coding sequence ATGTACAGACACGATTTCCGCGCAGTGGGCTACCCCGTGCGCCTCTACAGCGGCAAGGACGCGCTCGAGAACCTGCCCGCCGAGACGAAGCGCCACAAGCGATCGCGCGCGTTCATCGTCTGCGGCCGCTCGGTCTCGCGCAAGACGCCGCTCGTCGACCGCATGCGCGGCATCCTCGGCGAGAGCTGCGCCGGCGTCTTCGACGAGATGGCGAAGGAATCGCCGCTGTCCGCGGTGCTTGCCGCGCGCGACGCCGCGCGGGCGGCGAACGCCGACATGCTGATCGCCGTCGGCGCCGGCAGCGTGATCCAGGCGACGCGCGTGGTCTCGATCCTGCTCGCCGAAAAAGCGCCGGTCGAAGAGCTGATCACGCAGTATCCCGCGAGCGGCCCGGCGATCAGCCCGAAGCTCATGGCGCCCAAGCTGCCGATCGTGAACGTGCTCACCGCGGCGACGTCCGCGCAGAACCGCGCGGGCTCGGCGGTCAAGGGCGACCACCTCGACCACCGCATGGAGTTCTTCGATCCGAAGACGCGCCCCGTGGCGGTGTTCTGGGACAGCGATGCGCTGCTCACCGCGCCGGCGTCGCTCGCGCGCAACACCGGCGCGGCGGTGTTCTGGCGTTCGGTGATGAACATGGGCGCGGCGAGCATGTCGCCGCTGGTCGAAGGCGACCGGCTGCAGGCGCTGCGCCTCGCCCGCGGTGCGCTGCCGCGCCTTGCGAATCCGGACGATGCCGGCCCGCGCATCGAGCTGTGCGCCGCTGCCTACCTCCAGAATCGCGAAGCCGACGACGGCGGCACGCTCATGGAGAAGCACTGGGTCGGACGCGTCGTCTATGCGTTCGCCGCGGCGCTCTTCAACCAGCACGGCCACGTCGCCCAGGGCGAGGCGAACAACGCGCTGACCCCCATGGTCATGCGCCGGCTCGGGCACCGCGACCCGGAAGCGATGTGCCGCATCGCCGCGGCGCTCGACGTCTGGCGCGAAGGCGACCCGGTGCAGGACGCGCCGGAGCGCGCCGCCGCCGCGCTCGAGCAGGCGTTCCGCATCATCGGCACGCCGACGCGCATCTCGCAGCTCGACATCCCGCGCGAGAGCCTGCCCGCGATCCTCGAGCATTCGCTGAAGAACTTCAACGCCGATCCCAAGCGCGAGTTCGTGAAGGAGCGCGACCTGCTGCTCGACGTTCTGGAGTCGACTTGGTAG
- a CDS encoding CoA-binding protein yields MTDFNPLFNPRAVAVIGASTKGTALPNVFIRRIREFGYQGAIYPIHPTADSIDGLTAYKSLADTPEPVDYAYIAIGAAQIPPLLAGANGRLKFAQVISSGFGEVEEGRELQDALVRAAKEGGARLIGPNCLGLYTPRGKITFAEIGPKEVGPVGVVSQSGGLGTDIIRRGLSRGLKFSGLVTVGNCADVTPSDLLEFYLADDVTKVVGMYIETARDGRRLFEILRSAKASKPVVILKGGRTQQGRAAAASHTGSLAGDERVWLALSRQTGCILVDTLDQFIDTLLVFQALKPQPKHPLKRVTLFGNGGGTSVLATDYYARLGLDVTPFDAKAISELAALNLPPGTSITNPVDCPVGTLQQDDGRVAEKILDIIYGSGKPDALVMHLNLSAFVGRSKPEVLDNLVQAAMRVQEHYPGQAHFVLVLRSDGDPPLEKRKREFRDHAVALGVPVYDEMSNAGHALAALQQYENFLNKRS; encoded by the coding sequence ATGACCGACTTCAATCCCCTCTTCAATCCCAGGGCCGTCGCCGTCATCGGCGCCTCGACCAAAGGCACCGCGCTGCCCAACGTGTTCATCCGCCGCATCCGCGAGTTCGGCTACCAGGGCGCGATCTACCCCATCCATCCGACCGCGGATTCGATCGACGGCCTGACGGCCTACAAGAGCCTCGCGGACACGCCCGAACCGGTCGATTACGCCTACATCGCGATCGGCGCGGCGCAGATTCCGCCGCTGCTCGCCGGCGCCAACGGGCGGCTGAAGTTCGCGCAGGTGATCTCGAGCGGCTTCGGCGAGGTCGAGGAAGGACGCGAGCTCCAGGACGCGCTGGTGCGCGCCGCGAAGGAAGGCGGTGCGCGGCTCATCGGGCCTAACTGTCTCGGTCTCTACACGCCGCGCGGCAAGATCACCTTCGCCGAGATCGGCCCGAAAGAAGTCGGGCCGGTCGGCGTCGTCTCGCAGAGCGGAGGCTTGGGCACCGACATCATCCGCCGCGGTCTTTCGCGCGGGCTCAAGTTCTCGGGGCTCGTCACCGTCGGCAACTGCGCGGACGTGACGCCGAGCGACCTCCTCGAGTTCTATCTCGCCGACGACGTGACCAAGGTCGTCGGCATGTACATCGAGACCGCGCGCGACGGCCGGCGCCTCTTCGAGATCCTGCGCAGCGCGAAAGCCTCGAAACCGGTCGTCATCCTCAAAGGCGGACGCACGCAGCAGGGCCGCGCGGCGGCGGCGTCGCACACCGGCTCGCTCGCCGGCGACGAGCGCGTGTGGCTCGCGCTGTCGCGCCAGACCGGCTGCATCCTGGTCGACACCCTCGACCAGTTCATCGACACCCTGCTCGTGTTCCAGGCCCTGAAGCCGCAACCGAAGCACCCGCTCAAGCGCGTGACCCTCTTCGGCAACGGCGGCGGCACGAGCGTGCTCGCGACCGATTACTACGCGCGCCTCGGGCTCGACGTGACGCCGTTCGATGCGAAAGCGATCTCCGAGCTCGCGGCGCTCAACCTGCCGCCCGGCACGAGCATCACCAATCCGGTCGATTGCCCGGTCGGCACGCTCCAGCAGGACGACGGCCGCGTCGCCGAGAAGATACTCGATATCATCTACGGCTCGGGGAAACCGGACGCGCTGGTGATGCACCTGAACCTGTCGGCGTTCGTCGGGCGGAGCAAGCCCGAAGTGCTCGACAACCTGGTGCAAGCGGCGATGCGAGTACAGGAGCACTATCCGGGACAAGCGCACTTCGTGCTCGTGCTGCGCTCCGACGGCGATCCGCCGCTGGAAAAGCGCAAGCGCGAGTTCCGCGACCACGCGGTGGCGCTCGGCGTGCCCGTTTACGACGAGATGTCGAACGCGGGTCACGCGCTCGCGGCGCTCCAGCAGTACGAGAACTTCCTCAACAAACGATCGTAG
- a CDS encoding acetate--CoA ligase family protein — translation MNLIQKAKADGRQALGEAEGKALLARFGVAVPKTTVVKDAAAVDHGVAGMTFPVVVKVVSPDILHKSDAGGVRVGLKSADEVKAAIAGMAALPKIRPAKVEGWLVEEMVPAGQEIVVGGLRDPDFGPLVMVGLGGIFVEVLADVAFRICPIARVDAEEMIDELKGAAVLKGARGREPASRDAIVDVLMKIGGENGLLMKHGDDIAEADINPLIVSKSDAVAVDARFILK, via the coding sequence ATGAATCTTATTCAGAAAGCGAAAGCGGACGGACGGCAGGCGTTGGGCGAAGCCGAAGGCAAAGCCCTGCTCGCCCGGTTCGGCGTGGCGGTGCCGAAGACGACGGTGGTCAAAGACGCGGCCGCGGTCGATCACGGCGTTGCCGGGATGACGTTTCCCGTCGTCGTGAAAGTGGTGTCGCCCGACATCCTGCACAAGAGCGATGCGGGCGGCGTGCGCGTCGGCCTGAAGAGCGCCGATGAAGTGAAAGCCGCGATCGCCGGGATGGCCGCGCTGCCGAAGATCAGGCCGGCGAAAGTCGAAGGCTGGCTGGTGGAAGAGATGGTGCCGGCGGGTCAGGAGATCGTGGTCGGCGGCCTGCGCGATCCCGATTTCGGGCCGCTCGTCATGGTGGGTCTCGGCGGCATCTTCGTCGAGGTGCTGGCCGACGTCGCTTTCCGCATCTGCCCGATCGCGCGCGTCGACGCGGAGGAAATGATCGACGAGCTGAAAGGCGCGGCGGTGCTGAAAGGCGCGCGCGGCCGCGAGCCCGCATCGCGCGACGCGATCGTCGACGTGCTGATGAAGATCGGCGGCGAGAACGGGCTGCTGATGAAACACGGCGACGACATCGCCGAAGCCGACATCAACCCGCTCATCGTGTCGAAGAGCGACGCGGTGGCGGTGGACGCAAGGTTCATATTGAAATGA
- a CDS encoding biotin carboxylase N-terminal domain-containing protein yields the protein MFDKVLVANRGAVAARVLRALNAMGIRSVALYSEADAGAPYLAMASETYEIGPAPARESYLDQEKIVEVLKRSGADGLHPGYGFLSENAEFAQRVIDAGVAFIGPSPQWIDAMGHKTRAREIAAKHGMPMSKGSGVLPAEPDAILAAAREIGFPVLVKPAGGGGGIGMLPATDESKLVEVVERSRSLASRGFGNAEVYLERLLEKPRHIEFQVLGDQHGSAMHLFERDCSTQRRNQKVIEEAVAPAISREEVTALADKIARIMSDMGYDNIGTVEMLRGADGSFNFLEMNTRLQVEHGVTEEVTGVDLVRAQIRSAAGEKLSDVVSGPVQVRGHAIQARVYAEDPKNFYPSPGTLNVFRPPSGDGIRVDTGFAEGRAVTPHYDPLIAKVIARADTREAAIDRLFDALEAFEIQGVKNNIPAVVAILKSEQFRAGAVHTGLIPEVLAKKKS from the coding sequence ATGTTCGACAAAGTATTGGTGGCAAACCGCGGCGCCGTCGCCGCCCGCGTCCTCCGCGCCTTGAACGCGATGGGCATCCGCTCGGTCGCGCTGTATTCGGAAGCCGACGCCGGCGCGCCTTATCTCGCGATGGCGAGCGAAACCTACGAGATCGGCCCCGCGCCTGCGCGCGAGTCCTATCTCGACCAGGAGAAAATCGTCGAGGTGCTGAAGCGTTCCGGCGCCGACGGATTGCATCCGGGCTACGGCTTTCTGTCGGAGAACGCCGAGTTCGCGCAGCGCGTGATCGACGCAGGCGTCGCGTTCATCGGGCCGTCTCCGCAGTGGATCGACGCGATGGGTCACAAGACGCGCGCGCGCGAGATCGCCGCGAAGCACGGCATGCCGATGTCGAAAGGCTCGGGCGTGCTGCCGGCCGAGCCCGACGCGATTCTGGCCGCTGCGCGCGAGATCGGCTTCCCGGTGCTGGTGAAGCCGGCGGGCGGCGGAGGCGGCATCGGCATGCTGCCCGCGACCGACGAATCGAAGCTGGTCGAGGTGGTCGAGCGTTCGCGCTCGCTCGCGAGCCGCGGCTTCGGCAACGCCGAGGTCTATCTCGAGCGTCTGCTGGAGAAGCCGCGTCATATCGAATTCCAGGTGCTCGGCGACCAGCACGGGTCGGCGATGCACCTCTTCGAGCGCGACTGCTCCACGCAGCGGCGCAACCAGAAAGTGATCGAGGAAGCGGTGGCGCCGGCGATATCGCGCGAAGAAGTGACCGCGCTCGCGGACAAGATCGCCCGCATCATGAGCGACATGGGCTACGACAACATCGGCACCGTCGAGATGCTGCGCGGCGCCGACGGCTCGTTCAACTTCCTCGAGATGAACACGCGCTTGCAGGTCGAGCACGGCGTGACCGAGGAAGTGACCGGAGTCGACCTGGTGCGTGCGCAGATCCGTTCCGCCGCGGGCGAGAAGCTGAGCGATGTCGTTTCGGGGCCGGTGCAGGTGCGCGGCCATGCGATACAGGCTCGCGTGTATGCGGAAGACCCGAAGAACTTCTATCCCTCGCCCGGGACGCTCAACGTCTTCAGGCCGCCGAGCGGCGACGGGATACGGGTGGACACCGGCTTCGCCGAAGGGCGGGCGGTGACGCCGCACTACGATCCGCTGATCGCGAAAGTGATCGCTCGCGCGGATACTCGCGAGGCGGCGATCGACCGCCTCTTCGACGCGCTGGAAGCGTTCGAGATCCAGGGCGTGAAGAACAACATCCCGGCGGTGGTGGCGATCCTGAAGTCGGAGCAGTTCCGCGCCGGTGCGGTGCACACCGGGCTCATCCCCGAGGTGCTTGCGAAGAAGAAATCGTAG
- a CDS encoding carboxyl transferase domain-containing protein, with amino-acid sequence MSYDALLKEYEARRAKALAGGGEDKYAKRTAAGVWNARERIAYLLDKDTFIESGLFGSSGVYPEQADETQTDGKLAGFGRIDGRDVAVVVNDFTVKGASTSATNSKKVAHMKRTATERGMPLVVVGESTGARLPDAMGSRGMGQLLGNDPTQFRRMREIPMAAAALGPAFGSSTWLMCLSDFAVMHKGATMAVSSPRLVSMALGEKVTAEELGGWRMHAEITGLVDQVVDKEEEVFDALRKYLSYMPSHHREAPPDAPVPAGSGAEMDKVFGFLPESRTQVYDMKKVIRCVVDKDTLFELKPRFGKSAVTALARLGGKSVGVIANNPLHRGGALDADACRKIVDFIVMCDSFNVPLVILVDTPGFQIGTDAERAGAPGKIMNFMNAMTLVTVPHISVIVRKSYGRAYVCMGGGRHSDEVAAWPTAEISFMSPEFATKIVHGVGVGDPGFEEAFANIRQGSDVWGLASVYAAQAVIRPEQTRDYLIRMLDVYKLRMTKGVGQHLMRSWPTSY; translated from the coding sequence ATGTCATACGACGCATTGCTGAAAGAATACGAAGCCCGCCGCGCCAAGGCGCTCGCCGGCGGCGGCGAAGACAAATACGCCAAGCGCACCGCGGCCGGCGTATGGAACGCGCGCGAGCGCATCGCCTACCTCCTCGACAAGGACACCTTCATCGAGTCCGGCCTGTTCGGGTCCTCGGGCGTCTATCCCGAGCAGGCCGACGAGACGCAGACCGACGGCAAGCTCGCCGGCTTCGGCAGGATCGACGGGCGCGACGTCGCGGTGGTCGTCAACGACTTCACGGTGAAAGGCGCTTCGACGTCCGCGACCAACAGCAAGAAGGTCGCGCACATGAAGCGCACCGCGACCGAGCGCGGCATGCCGCTCGTCGTCGTCGGCGAATCGACCGGCGCGAGGCTGCCCGACGCGATGGGCTCGCGCGGCATGGGCCAGCTCCTCGGCAACGATCCGACGCAGTTCAGGCGCATGCGCGAAATACCGATGGCTGCCGCGGCGCTCGGGCCGGCCTTCGGTTCGTCGACCTGGCTCATGTGCCTTTCCGATTTCGCGGTCATGCACAAGGGCGCGACGATGGCGGTATCGAGCCCGCGCCTGGTCTCGATGGCGCTCGGCGAGAAAGTGACCGCGGAGGAGCTCGGCGGCTGGCGCATGCACGCGGAGATCACCGGGCTCGTCGACCAGGTCGTCGACAAGGAGGAAGAGGTCTTCGACGCGCTCAGGAAATATCTCTCGTACATGCCGAGCCATCACCGCGAAGCGCCGCCCGACGCGCCGGTGCCCGCGGGATCCGGCGCGGAGATGGACAAGGTGTTCGGCTTCCTGCCCGAAAGCCGCACCCAGGTCTACGACATGAAGAAAGTGATCCGCTGCGTCGTCGACAAGGACACCCTCTTCGAGCTCAAGCCGCGCTTCGGCAAGAGCGCGGTCACCGCGCTCGCGAGGCTGGGCGGCAAGAGCGTCGGCGTCATCGCGAACAACCCGCTGCATCGCGGCGGCGCGCTCGACGCCGACGCGTGCCGCAAGATCGTCGACTTCATCGTGATGTGCGACTCGTTCAACGTGCCGCTGGTCATCCTCGTCGATACGCCGGGGTTCCAGATCGGCACCGACGCCGAGCGCGCCGGCGCGCCGGGCAAGATCATGAACTTCATGAACGCGATGACGCTCGTCACCGTGCCGCACATCTCGGTGATCGTTCGCAAGAGCTACGGCCGCGCCTACGTGTGCATGGGCGGGGGGCGCCATTCCGACGAGGTGGCCGCGTGGCCCACCGCCGAGATCAGCTTCATGAGCCCCGAGTTCGCGACCAAGATCGTCCACGGAGTCGGCGTCGGCGATCCGGGTTTCGAGGAAGCCTTCGCGAACATCCGCCAGGGCTCCGACGTGTGGGGGCTCGCGTCGGTGTACGCCGCGCAGGCGGTGATCCGCCCCGAACAGACGCGCGATTACCTCATCCGCATGCTCGACGTCTACAAGCTGCGCATGACCAAAGGCGTGGGGCAGCATTTGATGCGTAGCTGGCCGACGAGTTACTGA